A genome region from Apus apus isolate bApuApu2 chromosome 2, bApuApu2.pri.cur, whole genome shotgun sequence includes the following:
- the LOC127381571 gene encoding cytochrome P450 7A1, with protein sequence MFLASWIWGTAIILCCGVWFLLGWRRRQPGEPPLENGFLPYLGCALQFGANPLEFLREKQRKHGHIFTCRVAGKYIHFLTDPFSYNALTRQGKHLDWKKFHFATSAKAFGHGSIDPAEGNTTENFHQTFIRTLQGNALDALIEAMMENLQYVMLQSRTSKLQSNAWVTEGLYTFCCQVMFESGFLTLFGKEFSSNHDKNLPSKQETERAHILNALENFKEFDRIFPALVAGLPIHLFKSAHSAREKLGEALLHKNLLKRDNLSELVTLRMFLNDTLSTFDDMEKAKTHVAVLWASQANTIPATFWSLLYLLKNPEAMRAATKEVQSVLESAGENISLDGNHISLNRKQLDNMPVLDSIIKEAMRLSSASMTFRVAKEDFTLHLENDFYNIRKDDIVALYPQLLHFDPEIYADPLTFKYDRFLNKNGEEKTDFYRHGRKLKYYYMPFGTGIAKCPGRLFAVHEIKQFLALIFTYFEIELVDNNVQCPSLDQSRAGLGILQPANDIDFRYRLKCL encoded by the exons ATGTTCCTAGCATCATGGATCTGGGGAACAGCGATAATACTCTGTTGTGGGGTTTGGTTTCTTCTAGGGTGGAGAAGGAG GCAACCAGGTGAGCCACCACTTGAAAATGGGTTCCTCCCATACCTGGGCTGTGCTTTGCAGTTTGGTGCCAACCCCCTTGAATTcctcagagaaaagcagaggaagcatGGCCACATCTTCACTTGCCGAGTAGCAGGGAAATACATTCATTTCCTCACTGATCCTTTCTCATACAATGCACTGACACGCCAGGGAAAACACTTGGACTGGAAAAAGTTCCATTTTGCTACGTCTGCCAAG GCTTTTGGGCATGGTAGCATTGACCCAGCAGAAGGAAACACCACTGAAAATTTTCATCAGACTTTCATTAGAACCCTTCAAGGTAATGCCCTAGATGCCCTCATTGAAGCCATGATGGAAAACCTACAATATGTCATGCTGCAGTCAAGAACATCTAAACTTCAGTCAAATGCCTGGGTGACAGAAGGACTTTATACATTCTGTTGCCAGGTGATGTTCGAGTCTGGCTTCTTAACACTTTTTGGTAAAGAATTCAGTTCAAATCACGACAAAAATCTACCATCAAAGCAGGAAACTGAGAGAGCCCATATCCTAAATGCCCTTGAAAACTTCAAGGAATTTGATAGGATCTTTCCAGCCCTCGTGGCAGGGCTGCCTATCCATCTCTTCAAGAGTGCCCACAGTGCACGTGAGAAGCTGGGAGAGGCACTTCTCCACAAGAATCTCCTGAAGAGggacaacctctctgagctTGTCACCCTCCGCATGTTCCTGAATGATACCCTGTCAACCTTTGATGACATGGAAAAAGCGAAGACCCATGTGGCAGTGCTCTGGGCCTCACAAGCCAACACCATTCCTGCCACATTTTGGAGCTTGCTCTATCTTCTTAA GAATCCAGAAGCAATGAGAGCTGCGACTAAAGAAGTGCAAAGTGTTTTGGAAAGTGCTGGAGAGAACATCAGTTTAGATGGCAATCATATTTCCTTGAACCGAAAACAGCTGGATAATATGCCAGTACTAG acaGCATCATCAAGGAGGCAATGAGGCTATCGAGTGCATCCATGACTTTCCGAGTTGCCAAGGAGGATTTCACTTTGCACTTAGAGAATGATTTTTACAACATTCGCAAGGATGATATCGTAGCTCTTTATCCTCAGCTATTGCATTTTGATCCAGAAATCTATGCTGACCCATTG ACATTCAAATATGATCGCTTTCTCAACaagaatggagaagaaaagactgacTTCTACCGCCACGGTCGCAAGTTAAAGTATTACTATATGCCATTTGGGACAGGCATAGCAAAATGTCCTGGCAGGTTATTTGCTGTCCATGAAATTAAACAATTTTTGGCTTTGATATTTACGTATTTTGAGATAGAGCTTGTGGACAATAATGTGCAGTGTCCTTCTTTAGATCAATCCCGAGCAGGACTGGGTATTTTGCAACCAGCCAATGACATTGATTTCAGGTATAGACTGAAATGTCTATGA